From Nitratidesulfovibrio vulgaris str. Hildenborough, a single genomic window includes:
- a CDS encoding type III pantothenate kinase, protein MARHLLLFDIGNTNVKVGIATEGTVLTSYALPTDGTQTGDGFGLALLDIMRHAGLGADDIDACVGSSVVPSLDPLLRHACERFLWRPLQLAHVDLPVPLENRYERPTEVGADRLVAAFAARRLYPDARALVSVDFGTATTFDCVDGDAYLGGLICPGVLSSAGALSSRTAKLPRVSLEVSEDMPVVGRSTTTSLNHGFIFGFAALAEGVTARLRKVLPEPLEVVATGGFARAVARVSDCFDHVRPDLLLEGLRLLYLESEQR, encoded by the coding sequence ATGGCACGTCATCTTCTTCTCTTCGACATCGGCAACACCAACGTCAAGGTGGGCATCGCCACCGAAGGCACCGTGCTCACGTCCTACGCCCTGCCTACCGACGGCACGCAGACGGGTGACGGCTTCGGGCTGGCGCTGCTGGACATCATGCGTCATGCGGGGCTTGGCGCGGACGACATCGACGCGTGCGTGGGCAGTTCTGTTGTGCCAAGCCTCGACCCCCTGCTGCGCCACGCCTGCGAGCGTTTCCTGTGGCGACCGTTGCAGTTGGCGCATGTCGACCTGCCCGTGCCGCTCGAGAACCGCTACGAGCGCCCCACCGAAGTGGGTGCCGACCGGCTGGTGGCGGCGTTCGCCGCCCGCAGGCTCTATCCCGACGCACGGGCGCTCGTCTCCGTCGATTTCGGCACGGCAACGACATTTGACTGTGTCGATGGCGACGCGTATCTTGGTGGACTGATTTGTCCCGGTGTCCTTTCCTCTGCCGGGGCGCTTTCGTCGCGTACGGCGAAGCTCCCCCGCGTGAGCCTCGAAGTGAGCGAGGACATGCCCGTTGTCGGGCGAAGCACCACCACGAGCCTCAATCACGGCTTCATCTTCGGTTTCGCCGCCCTTGCGGAAGGTGTGACCGCGCGGCTGCGCAAGGTGTTGCCCGAACCGCTTGAAGTGGTCGCCACAGGCGGCTTCGCCCGTGCCGTGGCCCGGGTTTCGGACTGTTTCGACCATGTCAGGCCCGACCTGCTGCTGGAGGGCCTGAGATTGCTGTATCTTGAAAGCGAACAACGCTGA